CTGACCGACCGCTCGAAGGACGTGATCAAGTCCGGTGGCGAATGGATCTCCTCGATCCAGCTAGAAGACGTCGCCTTGTCCCATCCCGATGTGCTTCAGGCCGCCGTGGTCGCGATTTCCCACGAGAAATGGCAGGAGCGCCCCCTGCTCCTCGTCGTGCGCAAGAAGGGCGCGACCGTCGATGGCAAAACGCTGCTCGAGCACATGCGCCCGAAGATCGCGAGCTGGTGGATGCCCGACGCCGTCGAATTCCTGGACGAATTCCCGATGACGGGCACCGGCAAGGTGTTGAAATCGGCGCTGCGCGAGAAGTTCAGGGAATACCGCGTCGCTTGAACCGATAGCGCATCGCGTTTGGGTCAATTCCGTGTGCGGTCTTCACCTTTTGGTCAATTCGCGGGCGATATATCGGGATGTCGCTAATCCCTTATCGAGGATTCCATGGCGTTTTCCGGATTGGGCCTGCATCTCGGCAACCTCTCGCTTCTGTCGCATGCGCAGACGCGCTCGATCAGCCCCGAGAACTTTACCGGCGAGAAGAGCAAAGGCGGCATGTCCGTCGACGGCTCCGCTGCACGCCAGGCCCGCGATCTCGGCCAGGGCTGGAAGGTCTCGCCCTATGTCGTCATCGAACCGGGCGCGACATTCACGCTCGCCGACATCGAAGGTCAGGGCGCGATCCAGCAGATCTGGATGACGCTGGCGCGCGGGCGTCTGCGTCATTCGATCCTGCGCGTCTACTGGGACGACCAAGAGCAGCCCAGTGTCGAATGCCCGGCCGGCGATTTCTTCGCCTGCGGCTGGGAAGAATTCGCGCAGGTCTCATCGCTCGCGGTCTGCGTCAATCCCGGCCGCGCCTTCAACTGTTACTGGGAGATGCCGTTCCGCAAGCGCGCCCGCTTCACGCTGGAGAACCGCAGCGAGGAGCAGCTCACGGTCTACTACCAGATCAACTACACCCTGACCGACGTGCCGGAAGATTGCGCCTATTTCCATGCGCAGTTCAGGCGCACCAATCCGCTGCCGTACAAGGAGGTCTATACCATCCTTGAGGGTATCAGCGGCGCCGGCCATTACGTCGGCACCTACATGGCCTGGGGCGTCAACAACAACGGCTGGTGGGGCGAAGGCGAGATCAAGTTCTACATCGACGGCGACGGCGCATTCCCGACGATCTGCGGGACCGGCACCGAGGACTATTTCTGTGGTGCCTACAATTTCGATCCCTATGTCGCGCATTCCGGCCAGGGGCCGGCGCAGCAATCACGCTACCAGGAATTCACCACGCCCTACGCCGGCTTGCCGCAGGTGATCCGCCCTGACGGCGTCTACAGGTCGCAACAGCGTTTCGGCATGTACCGTTGGCACATCCCCGATCCCGTGCGCTTCCGCTCCGATCTGCGTGTGACCATCCAGGCGTTGGGATGGCTGCCGGGCGTCAAGGAAGCAAAATACCTTCCGTTGCAGGACGATATCGCCTCGGTCGCGTTCTGGTACCAGACGCTGCCGACCGCCCCTTTCCCGAAGCTTCCCGGGCCCGATTATCTCGAAATCGGCTGATCCAGCCGACGTCCATCGATCAAGGAGACGAAAGATGCTTTATCCGATGTCGCCCAAAGTCGCCGAGCTCAAGCGCAAGCTCGAGAGCTTCATGGACCGGCACATCTATCCGAACGAGGAGCGGTTCTATCGCGAGGCCGAAGAGCTCGGACCGTGGAAGGTCTATCCCGTCGTCGAGGAGCTGAAGCCGCTGGCGCGCGCCGAGGGGCTCTGGAATCTGTTTCTCCCCGAGAGCAATCACGGCGCGGGTCTCACCAATCTCGAATATGCCCCGCTTTGCGAGGTCACGGGCCGCTCGCACCTCGCGCCCGAAGTGTTCAATTGCTCGGCTCCCGACACCGGCAACATGGAGGTGCTCGAACGCTACGGCTCGGAGAAGGACAAGGAGCGCTGGCTGAAGCCGCTGCTCGCGGGCGAAATCCGCTCGTGCTTCGCCATGACCGAGCCGGCGGTCGCCTCGTCGGACGCGACCAACATCGAGAGCTCGATCGTGCGCGACGGCGACCACTACGTCATCAACGGGCGCAAATGGTACACGACCAACGCGACCGACCCGCGCTGCAAGATCTGCATCTTCATGGGCAAGACCGATCCTGACAATCCGGACCGGCACAAGCAGCAATCCATGATCCTGGTGCCGATGGACACGCCGGGCGTCGACGTAAAACGTCCCCTGCCCGTATTCGGCTTCTACGGCGTGCCCGACCGCGCCTCCGAAGTGGTCTTCACCGACGTGCGGGTGCCCAAGGAGAACATGCTGCTCGGCGAAGGCCGCGGCTTCGAGATCGCACAGGGCCGTCTCGGTCCCGGACGCATCCATCACTGCATGCGGCTGATCGGGCTCGCCGAACGGACCCTGGAAAAGATGTGCCGCCGCGTACGCAGCCGCGTTGCTTTCGGCAAGCCGGTCTCGGAACAGACGGTGACGCAGGAGCGAATCGCTGAGGCCCGCATCATGATCGAGCAGGCCCGGCTGCTGACGCTCAATGCCGCCTTCGCAATGGATACGGTCGGCAACAAGGTGGCGAAGGCCGAGATCGCGATGATCAAGGTCGCCGTGCCCAACATGGCCTGCCAGATCATCGACTGGGCGATCCAGGCCCATGGTGGCGGTGGGACCTCGAACGATTTCGGGCTGACGCAAGCCTATGCGACCGCCCGTCTGCTGCGCCTCGCCGACGGACCGGATGAGGTCCATCGCAATCAGATCGCGCGGTTCGAGCTGAAGAAATACTCCAATACCTGAGGAGCCGTTAGCTCATCGCTCCCTGGAGAATCAGCATCGGGATGGGAGTCTAATCGATGCTTGGCGGATCCTGGGTGGATGCAGACGAACTCTGCTTCCAAATTCCTTCGAGTATTGCTCCGAAAATGATGACCGGCAGATAAAGCGCAAGCATGATCGTAGTCCTCCTGCTGTGACAACCTTGGCCTTCAGGCCAGGTTCCTCGAATTGACACCCGCCCGCGTCGGAACATTCTCGTCGAGAGCTACCGACAAAAACGAGTCGCGGCGAGTATCAGGAACGCATCGCGTCAATCGCATGAGCGATCAGAACGACTGCGCTCGCGGCAATGAGAAATACAAACAACCAGCTCACGTCCGCCTCCAATCCCGGAAGTGAACGCGCTCATCCATGCACAGTCAAAAACCATCGGCCTGGAACTGCTATTCAGCGGTTCGCTGATGCTTCGCAGCAACAAGTGCATCCGCTGTCGGCCCTATCGGCAGAACGCCAAAAGGAGCAACGTGCCGACGACGCAGGCTGCTAGGACTAAAAACCAATCGCCCATACAGGTTCCCCGACTCACATACGCCGATCAGGATTAGCCCTGCGATTTGGCATTGAAACGCTTGTTGCCGGTTTTCCCCAAGCCAAGCGTGATCCATCTCCGCGCAGCGTTAGTCCAATACCTCCACCGTCACGGAGCGGCCGGCGACCAGCGACATGGCGTCGGGAACATGGTCCAGCGCGATGCGCACGGGGACACGCTGGGCGAGCCGCACCCAGCTGAAGGTCGGGTTGACGTTGGCGAGCATGCTGGCGCCTTCCGCGCGATCGCGGTCCTCGATACCGGCGGCGATGCTCTCGACATGGCCTGACAGCTTCAGCTTCTCGCCCATCAGGCGGACCTGCACCTTGTCGCCAATGCGGATGCGCGCGAGTTTTGTCTCCTCGAAATAGCCTTCGACATGCAGTGTGTCGGTGTCGACCAGCGCCATCACGCCCTTCCCGGCCGTGACGTAGGCGCCGGGACGCAGATCCATGTTGGTGATCACGCCGTTCACGGAGGCGTGGACCTCGCTGCGATCAAGATTGAGCTGGGCGACCGCACGGTCCGCAACGGCGGCGTCGAAGGCCGCCTTGGCCTGCAGCTGGGTGGACAGAACCTGCTCCTGCTTTTGCTGCGAGACCGCATCGGTCGTCAGCGCGCTATACCGTTTCAAATCGGAATTGGCCTGATCGAGCGTGGCCTGATGGCCGGCGACAGAGGCATCAGCCTGCCGCAGCGCCAGCGCAAAACGCTCGCGGTCGATCCTGAACAGAACGTCGCCGCGATGGACCTTCTGGTTGTCCTTGACCAGCACCTCTGTAACGAAGCCGGACACGTCGGGCGCGACCTGCACGACGTCGGCTCGGACACGGCCATCGCGGGTCCAGGGCGACTCCATATAGTAGACCCAGAGCTCGCGTCCGACCGCGAGCGCGGCGACGACGGCAAGGACTGTCAGCGCGAGGCGACCGAGCCAGGCGAAATTTCCCTTCATGAGAGATACTCCGAGAGATAGACGACGCCGCCGAGAAGGCAGACGAAAATCGCGAAATCGAACAGTGCGCGATGCCAGACCAGCCGGTAGAGGTCGAAGCGCTGCATGAGCCGGCGCAGAAGCGCACTCAGGACATAGGCGACGATGATCCACAGGAGCAGCGCCGGCACGAGCACGCCGTAGATGTCGACCACATATCTCATGCCGCAATCCCCTTCTCCAGGCGCGCCCGATAGGCGGGCGCCTGCGGGAACAGCCCGCGGCGGATGCCGACCAATCCGATCAGGGCATCCTCCCGCGCCTGCGGGTTGGGATCTTTCACGGCCGCCGCCAATGCAGCATCGATGCGTGCGAGCAATTCAGCCGGCATTCCTCCCCCGGTATGGCGGCGGAACGCGACGGCGAGCTGGTCGAGCATGTCGTCGAGCACGAAGAGCGTAGGTGCGGCGAGCCCGTAGCGGGCGCGCCTGAGGTCGATGATGTTGATTCCGATGCGAACCTGCGCCAGGCTGTCGGCATCACGGCGGTCGCTCTCCGAAACGAAGGCGATGCGCTGCACCAGCAGCGTCAGCCGATGCAGCATCAGGCCGGCGAACTCGGCCCGATCATGCTTGCCACGACGTTCGGCGGCGACCGCGAGCGTCTTCCAGCTCGACAGCACGAGGCGATTGGCGACCCATTCGGCGCCCACCCCGCGCGCGATGCGCGTCACGAGTTCGGCGATGACGACCCCAACGAAGAAGGCGACGGCGGAATTGGCATAGGACGCGAAGTCCGCACTGTAAGTCGATTGCAGCGCGAGCAAAGTCGCCGTATTGGCCGCGAGTGCCAGGCCGGTGCCAGCCGTTGCCGGCCGCGCGATGAGGAAGCCATAGAGCAGGAAGGTCGGCGCCAGCGCGAGGACCAAAACCTCGAGGTGTGAGATCGCGGGGACCAGCGCGAACAGATAGACCGCAACGACCACGATGGCGACCAGCGACCACAGACCGAAGCTGCGGATGAAGCGCGCGGGCTCGTCCTGCGCCGCGAAGAACGAGCAGGCAATCGCCGCCATCATCGGTGCCGAGGCACCGTCCGGCCAGCCGGCGCCGATCCAGAATGCGCAGCAGATCAGGATAGCCGTGGCCGCACCAGCCGCCGACCACAGGGCAAGGCCGCGATCCCTGTGGCGCACGGGCGCAGCACCCGCCTCGGAATGAAACGCCAGATCGGCGGTTGAGACGCCGCGGTTCTCGGCGATCGCCTCTGTGAGGACACGGCAATCACGCGAGAGGTCGACAAGCTCGCGCAGCCGCGACAACAGGCTCGTGGTGATGATCCGCTCCCAGGAGGCGCTGTCGTCGAGCACCGCCTGTCGCTCTGCGATCGCGGCGCGGATCCGTTCCGCCGGCTGGCGTGCGCTGACGTCGCTGACAATCCATTGCGCGAGATCCTCCAGCAGCCGCTTCAGCTCGCCCTGCCGGCGCAGCGTTTCCTCCCCTAACGCGGCCAGCCGATCCTCCAGAGAGGCGATCACCGGCAACATCATCAGCATGCGCAGCCGGATCTCGCTGAGGCCGCTCACGGCGTTGCGATCCGTCAGCCGGTCATAGGCAAGATGGGTGGAAAGCGTGTCGATCTCGACGATGTCGACCGCGAGCTTGATGCGCCTGGCGCGGCGGGTTTCGCTGGTGCCCTCGCGCAGCAGCACGATCTGGCTGAGGCGGCGCGCATCCGCCAGCCAGGTATCGACCCGGCCCGCGACCGCGGGCGCGACGCTGCGGGGAAACACGATGGTCGAGACCAGGCTCGCACAGATGATGCCGAGGGAAATCTCCTCCACCCGGGCAACGGCGGTATCGAAGATGGCGCCGGGCTCGGACACCGAGGGAAAGCCGATCAACGCAACCGTGTAGCCGGCGAGCATGAAGACGTAACTGCGCGGCGTACCGTCGAGCAGCGAAAGGTAGAGACAGAGTCCGACCCAGAGCGCGATGGCGAGGCAAAGCAGTTCCGGCGCATTGATCAGGTTTGGCACCAGCGCCACCGTCATGGTCGCGCCGACCAGCGTCCCCATCACGCGGAAGAAG
This genomic stretch from Bradyrhizobium sp. CCGB12 harbors:
- a CDS encoding HlyD family secretion protein → MKGNFAWLGRLALTVLAVVAALAVGRELWVYYMESPWTRDGRVRADVVQVAPDVSGFVTEVLVKDNQKVHRGDVLFRIDRERFALALRQADASVAGHQATLDQANSDLKRYSALTTDAVSQQKQEQVLSTQLQAKAAFDAAVADRAVAQLNLDRSEVHASVNGVITNMDLRPGAYVTAGKGVMALVDTDTLHVEGYFEETKLARIRIGDKVQVRLMGEKLKLSGHVESIAAGIEDRDRAEGASMLANVNPTFSWVRLAQRVPVRIALDHVPDAMSLVAGRSVTVEVLD
- a CDS encoding DUF1656 domain-containing protein, whose amino-acid sequence is MRYVVDIYGVLVPALLLWIIVAYVLSALLRRLMQRFDLYRLVWHRALFDFAIFVCLLGGVVYLSEYLS
- a CDS encoding acyl-CoA dehydrogenase family protein; translated protein: MLYPMSPKVAELKRKLESFMDRHIYPNEERFYREAEELGPWKVYPVVEELKPLARAEGLWNLFLPESNHGAGLTNLEYAPLCEVTGRSHLAPEVFNCSAPDTGNMEVLERYGSEKDKERWLKPLLAGEIRSCFAMTEPAVASSDATNIESSIVRDGDHYVINGRKWYTTNATDPRCKICIFMGKTDPDNPDRHKQQSMILVPMDTPGVDVKRPLPVFGFYGVPDRASEVVFTDVRVPKENMLLGEGRGFEIAQGRLGPGRIHHCMRLIGLAERTLEKMCRRVRSRVAFGKPVSEQTVTQERIAEARIMIEQARLLTLNAAFAMDTVGNKVAKAEIAMIKVAVPNMACQIIDWAIQAHGGGGTSNDFGLTQAYATARLLRLADGPDEVHRNQIARFELKKYSNT
- a CDS encoding glycoside hydrolase family 172 protein, whose protein sequence is MAFSGLGLHLGNLSLLSHAQTRSISPENFTGEKSKGGMSVDGSAARQARDLGQGWKVSPYVVIEPGATFTLADIEGQGAIQQIWMTLARGRLRHSILRVYWDDQEQPSVECPAGDFFACGWEEFAQVSSLAVCVNPGRAFNCYWEMPFRKRARFTLENRSEEQLTVYYQINYTLTDVPEDCAYFHAQFRRTNPLPYKEVYTILEGISGAGHYVGTYMAWGVNNNGWWGEGEIKFYIDGDGAFPTICGTGTEDYFCGAYNFDPYVAHSGQGPAQQSRYQEFTTPYAGLPQVIRPDGVYRSQQRFGMYRWHIPDPVRFRSDLRVTIQALGWLPGVKEAKYLPLQDDIASVAFWYQTLPTAPFPKLPGPDYLEIG
- a CDS encoding FUSC family protein; protein product: MRADEPFLVRHADLIFALKTFAASMLALVIALAMDLPRPYWAMATVYITSQPLAGATSSKAFFRVMGTLVGATMTVALVPNLINAPELLCLAIALWVGLCLYLSLLDGTPRSYVFMLAGYTVALIGFPSVSEPGAIFDTAVARVEEISLGIICASLVSTIVFPRSVAPAVAGRVDTWLADARRLSQIVLLREGTSETRRARRIKLAVDIVEIDTLSTHLAYDRLTDRNAVSGLSEIRLRMLMMLPVIASLEDRLAALGEETLRRQGELKRLLEDLAQWIVSDVSARQPAERIRAAIAERQAVLDDSASWERIITTSLLSRLRELVDLSRDCRVLTEAIAENRGVSTADLAFHSEAGAAPVRHRDRGLALWSAAGAATAILICCAFWIGAGWPDGASAPMMAAIACSFFAAQDEPARFIRSFGLWSLVAIVVVAVYLFALVPAISHLEVLVLALAPTFLLYGFLIARPATAGTGLALAANTATLLALQSTYSADFASYANSAVAFFVGVVIAELVTRIARGVGAEWVANRLVLSSWKTLAVAAERRGKHDRAEFAGLMLHRLTLLVQRIAFVSESDRRDADSLAQVRIGINIIDLRRARYGLAAPTLFVLDDMLDQLAVAFRRHTGGGMPAELLARIDAALAAAVKDPNPQAREDALIGLVGIRRGLFPQAPAYRARLEKGIAA